The Aquificaceae bacterium genome segment TGTGCGGTATGCAACAGAGAGGTCAAAACAGGTTTTCTTGCAGAGTATCTCCACAAGGTTGCGGAGATAGACAGGCTTGCCACCGGACACTATGCAAGGATTGTGGAATACAAGGGTAGAAGGCTTATAGCCCGTGCAAAGGACCAAAGAAGAGACCAGTCTTACTTTTTAAGCCTTGTAAGAGCGGAGCATTTAGAGCTTTTGGAGTTTCCTCTGGGTGAAAGGACAAAGGAAGAGGTAAGGCTTATAGCCAAAGAGAAGGGTTTGCCTGTGTGGGATAAAAGGGATTCTCAAGATGTGTGCTTTCTTATGGGTAAAACTCCTGGTGAATTTGTTGAAGAGAGGGTGGGTTCAAAGGATGGATATTTTTACTTTGAAGGCAAGCCTGTAGGAAGACATAGAGGCTTTTTCCACTACACGGTGGGTCAGAGAAAGGGTCTTGGTATCTCCTTGGGGTTTCCCGTATATGTATGTGGTATAGACCCAGAGGCTAACGCTGTTCATTTATGTAGAGAAGAAGACCTCTATAGAGATTGGTTGATTCTTGAGGACATAAACTTCCATCTTGAGCTTTCCCTTTGGCAAAAGCCTACCGCACAGATAAGGTATAGAAACCAGCCTGTGCCTGTGGAAGACATAGAAAAAACCGAAAAGGGATATAAGGTAAAGTTTTCTAAGCAAGTAAGAGGCATAACACCTGGTCAGGTTTGTGCCTTTTATGAAGGAGACCTTTTGCTGGGTGGTGGCATAATAAAGGAATGATTGTTTACGGTAAAAACCCAGTCCTTGAAGCCCTAAGGGCAGGAAAAAATATAGAAAAGGTGCTATTTGCTCACGACTCGCATCCACCGCATCAGGTCGTAAAGCTATGCAAGGAAAGGGGTATAAAGCTCCAGAAAGTGCCAAGGCAAAGGATAGAAGAGCTCGCAGGGACAAAGAAAACTCAAGGTATCCTCGCCATCTTAAGCCCAGTGGAATACGTAGACCCTCATGTGCTTTTTAGAGAGACCCTTAAAAGAAACTCCTTTTTCATAACCCTTGACCACATTACAGACCCACAGAATGTGGGAAACCTCCTTAGAACATGCGAGGTCTTTGGTGGAGTTGGTGCTCTTATGCCAAAGGATAGGTCTTGTCCTATAAATGAAACCGTAGTCAAAGCATCTGCGGGTGCGGTCTTTCACTTAATGCTTTCAAAAGTGGGAAGCCTTTCCAAAGCCCTTAGGGATTTTAAAGAGATGGGTGGATGGGTTGTGGTGGTAGAGAGAGGGGGAAAGGATATAAGAGGCGTTGACTTTCCTCTTGGTTGCACTCTTGTTTTGGGTTCTGAGGGAGAAGGTGTATCAAAGAGTGTTCTGGAAACCGCAGACCTGCTTGTATCCATACCTATGCAGGGCAAGGTAAACTCTCTAAATGTTTCAAATGCAGGTGCTATAGCCATGTGGGAGGTTTTTAAAAAACTACTTGACAAATACCCTGCAGGTGGATATAATAGATAGTGTTAAGTGGTTCGGGGTTGACAAAAGCCCCGTGAAGGGATATAATATTAAAGAGTTGAGCTTGTGGGGGATAAGCCCCCTTGTCATCTTGAGAGCTGAATTAGGGTTTTGTGTAAGTCCTTTGAGAAGGACTTGACAAAATTAGAAGTGGGTGTTAAACTAAAGTAGTTTGTTAGAGGTGTAAAGCCCCTTGGTATAAAGGTCCTTCAAAAAGGACTTGACAAAACCCTAAGGGTAGGATATAATAAATATCCTGCCTGAGGAGTTAGGGACTGTAAAAGGTCCCTTGACATCTTGGCAGTTGAATAAGGAGGAAGGACCCTAATCCTTGGGGGTTTTTCCTGAAGAGTTTGATCCTGGCTCAGCGCGAACGCTGGCGGCGTGCCTAACACATGCAAGTCGTGCGGGGTGGTTTCTGCCACCCAGCGGCAAACGGGTGAGTAACACGTGAGTAACCTGCCCTCAGGAAGGGGATAACCCGGGGAAACCCGGGCTAATACCCTATAATGTCTGGGACCACTAAGGTCTCCAGACCAAAGGTGGCCTCTGCTCTGCAAGCTACCGCCTGAGGAGGGGCTCGCGGCCCATCAGGTAGTTGGTGGGGTAACGGCCTACCAAGCCTATGACGGGTAGCCGGCCTGAGAGGGTGTCCGGCCACAGTGGGACTGAGACACGGCCCACACCCCTACGGGGGGCAGCAGTGGGGAATCGTGGGCAATGGGCGAAAGCCTGACCCCGCGACGCCGCGTGGAGGAAGAAGCCCTTCGGGGTGTAAACTCCTGTCGGGGGGGAAGATGCTCACAGAGGCGAATAGTCTCTGTGGGTGACGGTACCCCCAGAGGAAGGGACGGCTAACTACGTGCCAGCAGCCGCGGTAATACGTAGGTCCCGAGCGTTGCGCGAATTCACTGGGCGTAAAGCGTCCGCAGCCGGACGGGTAAGCGGTTCGTCAAAGCCCACCGCTCAACGGTGGAAAGGCGTACCGAACTGCCCGTCTTGAGGCACGCTCAGGCAGGCGGAATTCCCGGTGTAGCGGTGAAATGCGTAGATATCGGGAGGAACACCGAAGGCGAAGGCAGCCTGCTGGGGCTGTCCTGACGGTCAGGGACGAAAGCTGGGGGAGCAAACCGGATTAGATACCCGGGTAGTCCCAGCCGTAAACCATGGGCGCTAGACGTCGTCCGTAAGGGCGGTGTCTCAGCTAACGCGTTAAGCGCCCCGCCTGGGGAGTACGGGCGCAAGCCTGAAACTCAAAGGAATTGGCGGGGGCCCGCACAACCGGTGGAGCGTCTGGTTCAATTCGATGCTAACCGAAAAACCTTACCCGGGCTTGACATGATGGGAAACCCTTGCGAAAGCGAGGGGTGCCGTCCTCTGGACGGAATCCCATCACAGGTGGTGCATGGCCGTCGTCAGCTCGTGTCGTGAGATGTTGGGTTAAGTCCCGCAACGAGCGCAACCCCTGCCCTTAGTTGCCACTCTACGGAGGGCACTCTAAGGGGACTGCCGGCGATAAGCCGGAGGAAGGTGGGGATGACGTCAGGTCAGTATGCCCTTTATGCCCGGGGCAACACAGGCGCTACAGTGGCCGGGACAATGGGAAGCGACCCAGAAATGGGGAGCAAATCCTCAAACCCGGTCATGGTGCAGATTGAGGGCTGAAACTCGCCCTCATGAAGCCGGAATCGGTAGTAATGGCGGATCAGCTAAGCCGCCGTGAATACGTTCTCGGGCCTTGCACACACCGCCCGTCACGCCACGGAAGTCAGTCTTCCCGGAAGCCCTCGAGCTAACCCGCAAGGGAGGCAGAGGACGATGGGAAGGCTGGCAACTGGGGCGAAGTCGTAACAAGGTAGCCGTAGGGGAACCTGCGGCTGGATCACCTCCTTTATAACGGAGAAAAGTGTCAGGTTTCAAACTCAGGGTCCTTCCTCCTTATTGAGCTGTCTTTCCCCTCTGGGCCTCTAGCTCAGTTGGTTAGAGCGTGCCCCTGATAAGGGCAAGGTCGGTGGTTCAAGTCCACCGAGGCCCATTATCTGGGGCAGGTCCTAAGGGGATGTAGCTCAGCGGGAGAGCGCCTGCTTTGCAAGCAGGAGGTCGTGGGTTCAAATCCCACCATCTCCATGTCATCTTGGCAACTGAATAGGTTTTCCTTCCTTGTGGGTGTGCAAGTTAGTAAGGGTCCGGGGTGGATGCCTCGGCTGCCCGAGGGGATGAAGGGCGTGCTAAGCTGCGATAAGCCGGGTGGAGGCGCAAAGAGCCTGTGAGGCCCGGATGCCCGAATGGGGAAACCCGGCAGGGTGTTGAGCCCTGTCATCCGCGCGCAAGCGCGGAGCCGATACGGGACGAAGTAAAACCTTTTAGTAGTCC includes the following:
- the mnmA gene encoding tRNA 2-thiouridine(34) synthase MnmA, translated to MRVAVGMSGGVDSSVCALLMKEAGHEVIGITLRFHQVCDTDGLRVCCSPEDVRDAVRVSQHLGIPHLTLSWEEVFEKRVIEYFLRETLRGKTPNPCAVCNREVKTGFLAEYLHKVAEIDRLATGHYARIVEYKGRRLIARAKDQRRDQSYFLSLVRAEHLELLEFPLGERTKEEVRLIAKEKGLPVWDKRDSQDVCFLMGKTPGEFVEERVGSKDGYFYFEGKPVGRHRGFFHYTVGQRKGLGISLGFPVYVCGIDPEANAVHLCREEDLYRDWLILEDINFHLELSLWQKPTAQIRYRNQPVPVEDIEKTEKGYKVKFSKQVRGITPGQVCAFYEGDLLLGGGIIKE
- the rlmB gene encoding 23S rRNA (guanosine(2251)-2'-O)-methyltransferase RlmB; the encoded protein is MIVYGKNPVLEALRAGKNIEKVLFAHDSHPPHQVVKLCKERGIKLQKVPRQRIEELAGTKKTQGILAILSPVEYVDPHVLFRETLKRNSFFITLDHITDPQNVGNLLRTCEVFGGVGALMPKDRSCPINETVVKASAGAVFHLMLSKVGSLSKALRDFKEMGGWVVVVERGGKDIRGVDFPLGCTLVLGSEGEGVSKSVLETADLLVSIPMQGKVNSLNVSNAGAIAMWEVFKKLLDKYPAGGYNR